The following coding sequences are from one Leptospira stimsonii window:
- the mtnA gene encoding S-methyl-5-thioribose-1-phosphate isomerase, with product MQESGLKPILWKEGTLTLLDQRVLPGTTSFLIAKTMEDCIFAIREMVVRGAPAIAITGAFGITLYLNGLSQKPSLSELKKKLGELLESRPTAVNLRLAIEEFLAHFPETEYSRFPLEDLQRGAEKFALFMLEEDLNNNLALSKNALALFPKTPSTLNIITHCNTGALATAGHGTALGVIRSLRDAGHSLTVYADETRPYLQGARLTAWELKEEGIPAYLITDSMAGWVMSSRKVDAVIVGADRIASNGDTANKIGTYPLAIVAKHHGVPFYVAATEKSMDFRIRDGSQIPIEMRKEEEVTSFGFLKDENGKPFLNEGIIAPKGMPALNPSFDVTPASLITGMITERGIISPVTEENLKKLFSS from the coding sequence ATGCAAGAATCAGGATTAAAACCAATTCTTTGGAAAGAAGGGACCCTCACCCTTTTGGATCAGAGAGTTCTTCCCGGCACCACCTCCTTTTTGATCGCAAAAACCATGGAAGATTGTATTTTTGCAATTCGAGAAATGGTGGTTCGAGGAGCACCTGCAATCGCGATCACAGGAGCGTTCGGAATCACTCTCTATCTCAACGGACTTTCTCAGAAACCTTCCCTTTCCGAACTCAAAAAAAAACTCGGCGAACTCTTAGAATCCAGACCGACCGCTGTCAATCTCCGACTCGCGATTGAAGAATTTTTAGCTCACTTTCCGGAAACGGAATATTCTCGTTTTCCATTGGAAGACTTACAAAGAGGAGCCGAGAAGTTCGCCCTTTTTATGCTCGAAGAAGATTTGAACAACAACCTCGCTCTCTCCAAAAACGCTCTCGCCCTTTTTCCAAAAACTCCCTCGACTTTGAATATCATCACCCATTGTAACACGGGGGCTCTTGCGACCGCAGGACACGGGACTGCGTTAGGTGTTATACGGTCATTGAGAGACGCGGGACATTCACTCACGGTGTACGCGGATGAAACCAGACCTTATCTTCAAGGAGCGAGACTCACTGCTTGGGAACTCAAAGAAGAAGGAATACCGGCCTATCTCATCACGGATAGTATGGCCGGTTGGGTGATGTCTTCGCGCAAAGTGGATGCAGTCATCGTGGGAGCCGATCGAATCGCTTCGAATGGAGATACGGCAAACAAGATCGGAACCTACCCTTTGGCAATCGTCGCCAAACACCACGGAGTTCCTTTTTACGTGGCCGCGACGGAGAAGAGTATGGATTTTAGAATTCGGGACGGATCCCAGATTCCGATCGAAATGAGAAAGGAAGAAGAAGTGACATCCTTCGGTTTTCTCAAGGACGAAAACGGAAAACCGTTCCTAAATGAAGGAATCATCGCACCGAAAGGAATGCCCGCTCTCAATCCGTCTTTCGACGTAACGCCCGCTTCCTTAATCACAGGAATGATCACCGAAAGAGGAATCATATCTCCGGTTACGGAAGAGAATCTAAAAAAATTGTTTTCTTCTTAA
- a CDS encoding rhomboid family intramembrane serine protease: MAKRKYRNGISLFGYSIFHPINLFLIANVLIYILQLFAGGTGILEYYFALTPARFFHGDYWQIFSYGFLHDVHGTPFIHLFLNMYVLVMFGGLICKYIPAWKFSVVYVVSILMGGLTVALAPVLLQVMGIPYPMDLYQTMTLGASGGITGILVLFGILFPETEVFLIFFRMKARYAPWIIVGVGYAGDLISLYYFHSPFFISNSCHLGGAIGATLIAPWLLKGNVFDSGKIFPNRNRKESNPEPPTARSMTEDLDTQTRKNRELLSQLAKINSFSEKETFLTPLQQTNVNLCPPSTFQPEDPFCLRCEWLPNCALRKNRLEQNSGN; this comes from the coding sequence ATGGCAAAAAGAAAATACCGGAACGGAATCTCGCTTTTCGGTTATTCCATTTTTCATCCGATCAATCTGTTCCTCATTGCAAATGTTCTCATATACATTCTTCAACTTTTTGCCGGTGGTACCGGGATTCTCGAATACTACTTCGCTCTGACTCCTGCGCGTTTTTTTCACGGAGATTATTGGCAAATATTTTCTTACGGTTTTCTTCACGACGTTCACGGTACTCCTTTCATTCATCTTTTCCTAAACATGTATGTGTTGGTGATGTTCGGAGGTTTGATCTGTAAATACATTCCCGCTTGGAAATTTTCGGTCGTCTACGTCGTTTCGATTTTAATGGGGGGGCTTACCGTCGCTCTGGCTCCGGTGCTTTTACAGGTGATGGGAATTCCGTATCCGATGGATCTCTACCAAACGATGACGTTGGGTGCAAGCGGGGGGATCACCGGAATTTTGGTTCTTTTTGGAATTTTATTTCCGGAAACGGAAGTCTTTTTGATCTTCTTTCGTATGAAGGCCCGTTATGCTCCTTGGATCATCGTCGGAGTGGGTTACGCGGGAGATCTGATTTCCTTGTATTACTTTCATTCCCCGTTTTTTATCAGTAACTCCTGTCATTTAGGCGGAGCGATCGGCGCCACTTTGATCGCTCCATGGCTCCTGAAAGGAAACGTTTTCGATTCAGGAAAAATCTTTCCAAATCGGAATCGAAAAGAATCGAATCCGGAGCCGCCTACGGCTCGTTCGATGACCGAAGATTTGGATACCCAGACTCGTAAGAATCGAGAACTTTTATCCCAGCTTGCAAAGATCAATTCCTTCTCCGAGAAAGAAACATTTCTGACTCCCTTACAACAGACGAACGTAAATTTATGTCCACCTTCGACCTTTCAACCCGAGGATCCGTTTTGTCTTCGTTGCGAATGGTTACCGAACTGCGCTCTTCGAAAAAATCGCCTGGAACAAAATTCAGGGAATTAA
- a CDS encoding LIC11177 family protein, with translation MTQNKKSALFDILKREKLEKLVKGNRNAASKAAAGTKETKKSAGSENLEEKTAPTEKKEGQGMKIYKAIDEVKLDIRYYFLEDEYKDKVAGIYNKNEGHLDRLGIDPRKYLDYARESFDRFKQLNKKMPLEPMNKKSWDYVEKSLNELIAKLLEKFVK, from the coding sequence GTGACTCAGAATAAAAAGAGTGCCTTGTTCGATATCTTAAAACGAGAAAAACTTGAGAAGTTGGTCAAGGGAAACCGAAATGCCGCTTCCAAGGCCGCCGCCGGAACGAAAGAGACAAAGAAATCGGCTGGTTCGGAAAATCTCGAAGAGAAAACTGCTCCAACGGAAAAGAAAGAAGGGCAGGGAATGAAGATTTATAAGGCAATAGACGAAGTCAAATTGGATATTCGTTATTATTTCTTAGAAGATGAATACAAAGATAAAGTCGCCGGAATTTACAATAAGAACGAAGGTCATCTGGATCGACTCGGAATCGATCCGAGAAAATATCTGGACTACGCAAGAGAGAGTTTTGATCGTTTCAAACAACTCAATAAAAAAATGCCACTCGAACCTATGAATAAAAAATCCTGGGACTACGTGGAGAAGAGTTTGAACGAACTCATCGCGAAACTTTTAGAGAAGTTCGTAAAATAA